In the Neisseria sp. KEM232 genome, CATCAAGCGAGGCGGCGAGCACTGCGCCGGAGAGCAGCATCGTCCACAGCAGATTGATCCACAGCAAAAAAAGCAGCACGGCGGCAAAGCGTCCGTACACCGCCGCATAGCCTGCGGCCAGCGTAGCGTTGTACCGGGCGAAGGCGTAGCCCGCGGCTTTGAGCAGCAGCGCGGCGGCAGCGGCGGCCGTCCAGGCGCGGCGGGAAACGGGCGCGGCGGGCACGAAGCGGTAGAGCATATAGCTGCTTTTGGACTCCGATTTAGCCCATCTCTTATCAAGAAATGAATAAAACAATGGCCATCTGAAAATTTCAGACGGCCATTGTGTTAGAGAATGCTTATTCATGAAGATTGCATTGCAATCGTTTTGCTTTTATTTCTTCCTACCAAAAATCAGTGACAACACCGATAAAATCAGGAAACCGACAAACAAGATTTTGGCAATACCTGCAGCACTACCTGCAATACCGCCAAAACCCAATACCGCTGCAATAATGGCGATTACGAAAAAAACCACTGCATAATGAAGCATAATTTTTCCTTTAGCAAATGTACAAACGGCCGGCAGAGCCGACCGTCTCCCTAAATCAAATCATTTAACGACTTAATCGTTCAACCAGTCATCAATCTCTTTTTCAGCTTCTTCCTTGGTGCGACCATAACGTTCTTGGATTTTACCAACCAACTGATCACGTTTGCCTTCAACGATATCCAAATCGTCATTGGTCAGTTCGCCCCATTTTTCTTTGGCTTTACCTTTAAGCTGTGTCCATTTACCTTTGAAAATATCTTCATTCATATTACACCATCCTTATCTTAATTGATTAATAGAAGGGTACTCACGGTCTTTTCATGACCGCTTGTGCCAAATCTTATCTGATAATTTCTTAATTGGCAAATTAAAAGCATGATATTTTTTGATAAAAAAGCAATTTATTGCGGTATTTTTTTAATTTTTACATATTTCAAATTTAAATTGAAGATTTTTAGTAAATTTTATTTACTAACAAGCAAGTCAGCCCTGCGGCGGTAAGCGGCACGCGGGCATGGGCGAAGGCGGCGCGGAAACGGCCAAGCCACAGGGCAGTGTTTTCAGACGGCCAAAACGGTCGGGGCATGGGCGGTGCTCCAAAACGGCGAGGGGCGATTGTATAGCGGCGGCCGTCTGAAAGCGAAGTTCCGGCAAAGGGCAAACGGGCGGCGGTTGTCGGCAACTTCATTCCTGCGTTTATGCCCCGAAGGGGTACCGGCGGAACGGCTTTTGCGTTCTGTAAAGGCGCTTAGCAAAGCCTGTGGCAAACCGTTATAATCTGCGCGTTTTGTGTAAAGAAAGCGTAATCATGCAATATCTGAAACAGGCGGTGGCGGGGGCGCAGATTCTCTTCGTCGCTTTCGGTGCGATGGTGCTCGTGCCGCTGCTCACCGGCCTCAACCCTTCTATGGCCTTGCTCGGCGCGGGCATCGGCACGCTGCTGTTCCAGCTTTGCACGCGGCGCAAGGTGCCGATTTTCCTCGGCTCGTCCTTC is a window encoding:
- a CDS encoding DUF1328 domain-containing protein translates to MLHYAVVFFVIAIIAAVLGFGGIAGSAAGIAKILFVGFLILSVLSLIFGRKK
- a CDS encoding YhjD/YihY/BrkB family envelope integrity protein — its product is MLYRFVPAAPVSRRAWTAAAAAALLLKAAGYAFARYNATLAAGYAAVYGRFAAVLLFLLWINLLWTMLLSGAVLAASLDATREEAV
- a CDS encoding CsbD family protein gives rise to the protein MNEDIFKGKWTQLKGKAKEKWGELTNDDLDIVEGKRDQLVGKIQERYGRTKEEAEKEIDDWLND